The window TGAAGGTCTTGGCTTCAAACATGATCAGGAATCCAAAGAATCCACCACTAACAAAGTCTCTGATTATGCCACTGACACTGCACAGAAATCCAAGGATTATGCAACTGACACTGCTCAGAAATCAAAGGACTATGCAGGTGATGCTGCTCAGAAATCAAAGGACTACGCAGGTGATGCTGCTCAGAAAACCAAAGACTATGCCAGTGACACTGCACAGACATCAAAGGACTATGCTGGTGATGCTGCTCAGAAATCAAAGGGCTATGTTGGTGATGCTGCACAAAAGACCAAAGAATATGTTGGTGATGCAGCACAGAAGACAAAGGATTATGCCACTGACGCAGCACAGAAGACCAAAGATTATGCTACTCAGAAGACCAAGGACTATGCAAGTGATGCAACTGATGCTGCAAAGAAGACTAAAGATTATGCTGCTCAGAAGACTAAGGACTATGCAAGTGAAGCTAGTGATGTTGCACAGAACACAAAAGATTATGCTGCTCAGAAGACCAAGGACTATGCCAGCGGTGGTGCGCAGAAGACCAAGGATTATGCCAGCGGTGGTGCGCAGAAGACCAAGGACTATGCAAGTGATGCTGCGCAGAAGACCAAGGACTATGCAAGTGATGGTGCTCAAAAGAGCAAAGAATATGCGGGTGATGTAGCACTGAATGCCAAAGATTATGCTCAAAAAAGCAAAGATTACGCAGGTGATGCTGCACAGAATGTCAAAGATTATGCAAGTGATGCAGTGCAGAAGAGAAAAGAGTATTCTGGTGATGCTTCTCACAAGAGCAAAGAGGCTTCTGATTATGCCAGTGAGACGGCTAAGAAGACCAAAGATTATGTCGGTGATGCTGCTCAGAGAAGCAAAGGGGCTGCTGAATATGCTAGTGATGCGGCTCAGAGGACCAAAGAGTATGCTGGTGATGCTACCAAGAGAAGCAAAGAGGCTTCTAATGATCATGCCAATGACATGGCTCAGAAGACCAAAGACTACGCCAGTGACACTGCTCAGAGAACCAAGGAAAAACTCCAAGACATTGCATCTGGTTTGTACACCAACTTTAGAAACATTTCTGCATTGCACAAGCTATACATGCTACAGAGAGAAACCATTTTCACTCACTTAATGGCTTGACTTCTTTTCCACTTTTTggcattaattttattttctaaaataatttcatgctTGTCGGCAATCAATATAGTGTTTGGTTTTTCCACATGGTGCTCATCTAGAATGTAAATGGTGCTACTACAGCTCATGAGGCACGAGCTTTGTAAGTATCTATGCTTTCTTgattaaaccaaacacacccttaaagGTTTCACATGGCAAATAACTTGTAAACATGTACAGATTTGGATGACCCTTTATCTCAGTATGAGACAAGGATGTGTTCAGGTTTAAGGGGGTATTAAATCAAAAAGGgtaaatattttgagaataaaatCAAGTTATGGT of the Glycine max cultivar Williams 82 chromosome 13, Glycine_max_v4.0, whole genome shotgun sequence genome contains:
- the PGMPM10 gene encoding 51 kDa seed maturation protein isoform X1, producing the protein MASKVVSVLVIAMMLFAMNCNCTSVGHMPSTKEEGHDFQESKAKTTQTANKAMETGKEGQEAAESWTEWAKEKLSEGLGFKHDQESKESTTNKVSDYATDTAQKSKDYATDTAQKSKDYAGDAAQKSKDYAGDAAQKTKDYASDTAQTSKDYAGDAAQKSKGYVGDAAQKTKEYVGDAAQKTKDYATDAAQKTKDYATQKTKDYASDATDAAKKTKDYAAQKTKDYASEASDVAQNTKDYAAQKTKDYASGGAQKTKDYASGGAQKTKDYASDAAQKTKDYASDGAQKSKEYAGDVALNAKDYAQKSKDYAGDAAQNVKDYASDAVQKRKEYSGDASHKSKEASDYASETAKKTKDYVGDAAQRSKGAAEYASDAAQRTKEYAGDATKRSKEASNDHANDMAQKTKDYASDTAQRTKEKLQDIASVFGFSTWCSSRM
- the PGMPM10 gene encoding 51 kDa seed maturation protein isoform X2 gives rise to the protein MASKVVSVLVIAMMLFAMNCNCTSVGHMPSTKEEGHDFQESKAKTTQTANKAMETGKEGQEAAESWTEWAKEKLSEGLGFKHDQESKESTTNKVSDYATDTAQKSKDYATDTAQKSKDYAGDAAQKSKDYAGDAAQKTKDYASDTAQTSKDYAGDAAQKSKGYVGDAAQKTKEYVGDAAQKTKDYATDAAQKTKDYATQKTKDYASDATDAAKKTKDYAAQKTKDYASEASDVAQNTKDYAAQKTKDYASGGAQKTKDYASGGAQKTKDYASDAAQKTKDYASDGAQKSKEYAGDVALNAKDYAQKSKDYAGDAAQNVKDYASDAVQKRKEYSGDASHKSKEASDYASETAKKTKDYVGDAAQRSKGAAEYASDAAQRTKEYAGDATKRSKEASNDHANDMAQKTKDYASDTAQRTKEKLQDIASECKWCYYSS
- the PGMPM10 gene encoding 51 kDa seed maturation protein precursor; the encoded protein is MASKVVSVLVIAMMLFAMNCNCTSVGHMPSTKEEGHDFQESKAKTTQTANKAMETGKEGQEAAESWTEWAKEKLSEGLGFKHDQESKESTTNKVSDYATDTAQKSKDYATDTAQKSKDYAGDAAQKSKDYAGDAAQKTKDYASDTAQTSKDYAGDAAQKSKGYVGDAAQKTKEYVGDAAQKTKDYATDAAQKTKDYATQKTKDYASDATDAAKKTKDYAAQKTKDYASEASDVAQNTKDYAAQKTKDYASGGAQKTKDYASGGAQKTKDYASDAAQKTKDYASDGAQKSKEYAGDVALNAKDYAQKSKDYAGDAAQNVKDYASDAVQKRKEYSGDASHKSKEASDYASETAKKTKDYVGDAAQRSKGAAEYASDAAQRTKEYAGDATKRSKEASNDHANDMAQKTKDYASDTAQRTKEKLQDIASEAGQYSAEKAREMKDAAAEKASDIAKAAKQKSQEVKEKLGGQHRDAEL